The Candidatus Methylacidithermus pantelleriae DNA segment GCCTTTAAACCGATGCTTTTTGGTCCCTACGGGAACGACCGTTTCGGGCCTTTCACAAAGAGTCCCAACTACTCGCTTAACATCGGTCAAGTTTACCTCGCGTGGCGTATGGCGGAGGCTTTTTCTCTTCCGATTGATGAGTTCACCCTCATTACCGGCCGGCAACCCAATCCCTTCTACTCGACCCTTTTGGTCTGGGACGCTGATCTCAACCCGGAATCACTCCTGACGGTAAAGATAAAGCAAAATATTGGTGACTTTCTTGTGTTTGCCAATTTTGCTCCGATGGTCTATTCCGCTTGGGATCCCATTAATCAATTTGGGACTAATCCTGCCAACGGGCAATTTGTGGGTAACAAGCAGGGCAATGGCAACGATACGTTTCTTTTAGGTGAGCAGGTCGGTATAGAATGGGCGATTAGTCGGCAAAATGGGGTTTACTTCCGAGTGGCACCCGCTGTTTATACCTACACGAGTCACACATTTAACTTTGTGCCGGATCCAGGAACCTTCGAAAACTCGATTTTTCCGGGGAACCCACCTGGGGTAGGTCCCGGTAATCCAGCCAGTGCCAATGGGTTCACCAATTTTAATCCCGTTAATAACCTTGTCGTTGTCGATATTCCTATGGAGCTTCGGTGGAAGTGGCAGGGGTTACCGTGGAGGCTCTTTGCAGATTATGCCATTAACGCCGATGGAGATGAACGAGCGAAGCTAGCGCATCAAGTGTCCGTATTGGAAAAGAACCCTTTCCCATTGCACAAAGACCAGGATGACTCCTGGCTCGTCGGGTTAGAAGTGGGAAGCGCGGCACGGAAAGGCGATTGGCTGGCAAGGGTGTGGTGGGAACATGAGGGGGCATATGCCGTAGATCCGAACCTAATCGATACGGATATCTTTGACGGGCGTGTAAACATGCAAGGACCCGCTGCTCAGGTAGTGTATCAGTTCACAGACGCTGTGTATTTAGTAGTGACTTATAACTATGGGTTTAGGATTTTGAAAGATACGCCGACGTTTGGACGGCAGGACCTAGGATTTGATAATAAAAACTATCCGAATCATTTGGATAATTATCAGCTATTGATGGCGGATCTAACTTGGCGGTTTTAAAGAAACAGGAGGCGAAAATGAAGAGACTCATTATGGCTGCGGTAGTCGTTACGGGACTGGCAGTCGGATCCGAGATGGTATGCGGAGAAATTATCCGGGTGGCCGGCTCGGCGAGTGTGGGGAAGTCACTTTTTCCGAAACTAAGCGAAGCGTACCAAGCGAGGCGCCCGGGGGTACGGTTTCAGGTTTCGACCGGTCATTCGGGCCAAGCGTTTCACCATTTGGCTTTCGGTAAGGCCCAACTAGGCCTTGCTTGCCGAAGGCCCAAGGTGCCCGAAAGACAGCTGGCTGGGGACCACGGGGTGGCGTTGCAGCCGCACCTGGTAGGCTACGAGGCGGTGGCAGTGATCGTTCATGCCTCGAATCCAGTTTCCAACATAAGCCGGGCTGCGTTGTTGGGAATCTACGAGGGTAAGATAAGGGATTGGAAAGCCGTGGGTGGCGTGGGGGATGTGATTCACCCCTATGCGGGTTGCGCGGGTTCCGAGAGTACGAAGTCCCTAAAGGAATCTCGAAACTTTGCGAATATGACGATCCAGGTCAGCAGCGAGCCTAACGGCTGCGGCGCGGTCTTTCAAGAGCAAGCTCTGCGAGGTCATCCGTGGGATTCTGACATTCCAAAAGTGAAGGATGCGGCCTCGATGGTAAAGGCTGTTGCTCAGGATCCTAAGGCGATTGGCTTTGTCCCATTTCCCACGGGCCAGTTGCCTCCGGGAGTGAAGATCATCGCGGTAGATGGGGTGTTTCCCAGTGAAGCGGCTGTGAGGAGTCACAAGTATGGATTGGCGCGACCCATCCTATTCTACACCAATGGGAAGCCCAAAGGAGAAGTCGAGAACTTTATCCGCTTTGCCCAAAGTATGGAGGGACAGCGATTGGTAGCGGGGTCCAAGTTTATTTCGCTGCGCTAAAGAACCGAGCCCGTAGGACCTGATCCAGCTGGTGCTCCAAACGATGCGTTTTGCGGAAGCGCCGGCACAGAAAAAGACAAGCCCCGTGATTCCACGGTGCCTTTACGGAGAAAACCCGTTCGGTACGGAAGGATAAGGTGGCCAAAGATAGTACTTCTAAGCGCAGACATCCGAGAAGGTGAGATAAGCGGAACAAATGGGGATCAGGGCGAGAGAGCTGGGAAGGTCAAGTGGCTTGGGCTTGTGTTAGTAGGCCCTTTTGGAAAGGCAATGACAGAGGTCCGTGCCCGCAACCGTGGTGGCGGGTGCAGTGCTAGCTTTTTCAACACCCCTGTTCGAGGAAAAAGCCGGGGTGTTTGGGAGTGGTGGTAAACACTGGGAAGAAAGTGTAACCAACCAAGCCGAAACCGAAAATCCTGTCGGTCTTCCTGTCTGCTAGATACGATACCCAGACATGTTGACTAACCAGAAAAAGGGGCTTGGAAAGAAGCGTCTGGCGCCCAATGTATGTATGCGGAGAAAGGAAGAACGGACCAGATGAGAAAGTTTTTAAGCTTCGTTGCAGGGGTTGTAGGAGTTTGGCTTGCGGGATGCATTCTTACGGGATGCGCAACGGGAGGATCTCCACCGGTGGGCCGCGAGACGAGTTCGTCTCGTGTCCCCCCAGGCACTTTCCAAAACATTGATACCGGGCCGGTGCATGGAGGATACTAGGTGGGATGTGCTTACCTGCCGACCGCGACGGGTGGATCCTTCGGATTTGGAGGGAAGGAGGAACGCTGGATTTGACGCGGCAGGGGTGCGCCTAAGAGGTGACGGGCGAAGCGGGTTTGGGAAGTGAGAAAAAAAGGCCAAGAGCAAGTTACAAACCTAAACGAAGAAAGGGAGGAGGAGCATATGGTGAAAAGGTTGGAGCGAGTTCTCGATAGTTCGCATGTTCAAAAGAACCCGAGTCGTTGGTGGGGTAGGAAATTCCTGGTCTTTCTTGGATGGCTCGTCTTAGGGAGTACAACAGCACTTCACGGAGAGCTTGTTCGGGTTGTCAGCCCGGACAAGGTTAAGCTTCCGCAATCTCAAATGGTTCCAGAGTCTCGGTCCCTTCATTGGAATAGCCGGCGGGGACTTTCCGCCGTGGTCACCTTTAGTAGTGGTCCTTATACCGTAGACGTTACTCAACCTCCGATTACAAGAACCTACCGTTTTCGATTGCCCGGGGTCACCGAAGACCCCAAAACGGGACTTCTTGTCCTTCATGGGCCAGGAAAAAGAACGATTCCTGTCGCAAAGAGTAGAACCGGGCGTGTTGTACCCACACCAAACGCCCACCTGCGTATTCGATCGGAAGACGGTCTTGTTTCCGTTGAGCTAGAGGCCAATGCGTCCGGGAAACAACCGGTTCGCTCCCGGGAATGGTCCTACTAGAAGGGTTTCCAATCGGACGCAATGCCTGCTTTTGGACTCGTGAGGACTTTATGGGCTTGTCTAGCAGGCCTGGGATGCCTGGGGATTTTCCCTGGGTGGTCCATGGCTCAAGAAGCGGCCGTTCGTTTGGAGAGCCTGGAAACGATGCGGATCCTCCGGGGAGGGATGACCCAAAGACTGGTAGGCGTGCGATGGGATAAGGAACGAAAGGTACTGGTTGTCTCGGTTTCGTTTCGTGACGATCTTTTCCGGAACAAGGAAGCTACGGATGTGGAGGCATTTCGTTCCTTCTCCTTTCCGGGTGTCACCTTGGATGAAAACTCGGGCCTTTTTTGTGCCCAGGATTCTTCGGGACATCAGTTTTTAGTGGCTGAGAGAAAGCGAGGTCTTTTCGGAGAAAGAATTGTGTTGGGCAAAGAGACTCGGTTTTCGCTCTTTCCGATAGGCCATGAGGTAAGAGGAATTCTGGAAGCAAGGGAGAAGATTCGAAAAGCCACGCCGCAAACCCCTCAGGGCTAGGTTTGACTTGGCAAGGGAGCCAAACCTGCGTCCCCAACATTTGGAATATGGGGCGACAAACGATCGCTGAATCTGTAGGAGGATTCCTGTCCATGGTGTGTGGTCGGGACGCCTGCATGTCTCTCTGAGGAACGTTTTGACCATTCGACGAAAGATTCATTTACAGGTCAGTTTTTTTTAGAACCTTTAGAAACGTGCACTCCGCGCGGAGAAAACTGAGGGATTTCGAAGTTTGGGTGGTTGTATGGAGAAATGAGAATGAAAGCGTTCACCTGTGAATTTCGGCTCGGTGAGAAGATCGATCGTCCGAAAACCCCTTGGGTAAGAAGGGGTTTCGGCGCTTTCAGGTGTGCGGGCCAAAGGGAGGTGCGATCCCCTCTACCCACGCTCGCAATAAGGCTTTTAAGAGTTTTCATTTGGCTGGTGGGTTGCGGGTGTTTAATCGGGTCGGGTTTCCGAGCAGGTGCAGGAACGCAGGCTGGAGGTGTGTATCGAATGGTTAGTCCCGACCGGATTCAGCTGGACTGGCCCGATATGATATTAACCAGTCGGTGGCTGGAATGGGATTATAAGAGAAAGGAAATGTATGCGGTTCTTACGTTTGAGAATGCTCAATTTTACAATCGCGTTGAGTGGCACGAGGAGCGCACGTATCGAGTGAGATTTCCTGGGGTACAGTACGACCAGGCAAAGAGGTTCTTCTTTGTAGTTGGCCAAAAGAACCGGATATTTCCCATAGCACACCGCGTTGAGGGGGGATGGTCAAGCCGCTTAGTCACAACGCCAAACGCCCGGGTGCGGGTAAAGAAAAGGCGAGGCACGGTAGAGGTTACACTAGAGGCGGCTGCATATCCCCTGTCCAAAGCTGGAATGATCCAATTTGGGCAGATGAAAGGGGAGTGGGTATTTTAGAAAAGCTGCTCCCTTGACTCACCTTTGGCGTGACCAAAACGGCGGTGCAAGCCGCGGGATTGAGCCGAGAGTAAGCGCGTAGGATTGCCAGAGAAGCAGAAGAAAAAAACACGTGTATAAGAGCCAGAGTGTTGTATTGCACCAATCGGAACGTCGTGTTGTCGTGCAATGATCCTGTCGCAGGGTGTCTGAAGCAGCGGGGGAAGATGCTGGTGGAACCCATCGATTGGTGGGTCAAAGGGGGATGCTTAATCTTTCTGTCGAGAAGAATGCCAATCCTATCAAGATCGAGGTCATGCTAATTTAGGTTCAGCGGCTTGCCGGCTGCGATCTTTAGTAGCGTATAGATCATCTCGCGCGCCTGACCAAGGGAGGGGTCGTCAGCCATTCTTTGCCACAAGTTCTCGCGCTTGCACCCCAGCTGCCAGCTTTGTGGGGCAGGAATTCCTTCGTTGTGACGGCCGGCGAAGCTCCATCGACCATCGCTAGGTAGTACACATGGAAAGAGAAGTGTATCAAATGCACGCTCGAGACTCGATCCTTCCTTGTCCGGGTTTCCATTGCAGGCGACCGCGGGGGACGAGGTAATTCTCTTCCCGACGTTTCGCGGCTGCTCGTCCCATTTCAACGCTTCCTTGAGGGAGGCCCTGCGTCGGGTGGCCTCGATGCGCGGCCATCAAAGAGTGACAGCGTGCCCGTACGATACCGAAAACGATTCTGGACCTGGGCAGCGGAAAGCGGGACGCCAACAGGGGCGTTCGGCCCTTTTGCAGCCGATCTAGGACCGTTTTGGCTTTCCTCGCTTTTTCGCTTTGAGAAGTTTGCGCCATCCTGTGTGGGGAGGCATGCTCGAGTGGTGACCTCTCGGGTCGCACGAGGAGCAGACCACGAGCTTACGAGGATTCTGGGCTCTTTCAAGCCAACGCCTTCGGCGGCACCCCTGCCCAGGGGAGAGATTGGAGCCAGGCAACCGCTTCCGGCCGTTTACTGGGTTGGCTGGGTCTTGCCTTTTCCTTCTTCCGAGTGTCCGTTGCGAGAGGAAACAAAAGGAAACCCTTTTGGCGGAACTATGTGGCGTGCAAGCAAAGGAGTTGGAGGAACCGGAGCTGTACCGGGCGATGGATGGGTGGAGCGGGGTTTGGAGCCGGGTGAAAAAGAAGCTCTATGGCGATGGTCCACTGCCGGGAACGAGTCTTGTGCTCTATGATCTTTCCCGCGTGTACCTTGAGGGGGGCTGGGCCGGAGGGGTTGGCCCGTTACGGACACTGCCAGGATCACCGAGGGGATCGGAGTCAAGTGTTTCTTCTGGATTGCGAGCCATGCTCGAGGAGTCCCCGATGCCCGGGGAGGTTTCTGCCGGGAAACCGGGCAGATGGGAAGACTCTTGTGGGGTCGCTCCTGACACTCCAACAACGGTTGGGGATCCAACAAAGAGCCTTTGTTTTCGATGGAGGAGGGAACAAAGCCGGCGGAACTTGGAACCGCTCGAAGGAGAGGGGCCTTCCCCATGTCAGTTGAGCCAAGAGAGCCAAAGCTCCGGGAGCGATTCTCGGGATCTTCCCAATAGACCGGCACCTTTCGGTTAGCGACGGGAGCTAAGTGATGGAGGCTGGAGGCAATGGGGTTCGATAGGTGATTCCCGGAGGAAAATGGACTAGGCCTTGAGGGATCGGGCCCGGCGGGAAAGCCGGGCGGCTTGTGCCAAGGAGGTATTGGCCGAGATTCCCTAAACGATGGGGCAAAGAGGCGACTCGGTCAAACTGGAGAGTCCAGTGGGCTCGGGCGCTCTCTTGCCTCTAACCCCGTAAATGCTGTGAAGTACGTGGCCCATCAACAAGGCCTCTTCTACCCGAGAAGTCCTAGTCCACGGGAAACGATTGAGCTACCGAGAGTCGGCCTGTCCCAGCTCAAAATCCCCTGGAAGTCCGTTGCGTATCTCACGGGAGTCCACAGACCTAAGTCCGGGCTTCCATCCCCATGTCTTTGCTGGCCTGCGGGCTCACCGCCCGCTTGCGAACCGAATGGATCTCGAAAGGCTTCCTCAAAGAGCTACCCCACACCCTTCCTGGTCTTTCGGTTATCCGCGTAGCCCGGCTTCTGTCGGAAGGGAAATTTCCGCGGCGAATGCTTTGCCGAATATCCAAAGGAGGAAACGAGCTCCTCCAACAAAGTGGTCCTCCTTCCTCTTTTTTTCCTAATGGGTGCAAGTGGATCCGGTAGACAGGACGACACCATTTACTCGTTCGGCTACAGTCATTTACCTTCAAGCAACAGGAGATAGCTTTTGAAAGACGCAAGCGCTCGTCAGAAAAGTTCGGCATGGTGGCCGAAAGTAGGACGAGGCTTCCCGAAGCCTTCCTTCAGGCTCTCTGCAATTGACTTACAGAGCAACATGTGGTTTACTAGTCGAGACGTTCGCCGGTCGACGGCGACTCTTTTCTGCCATGTGGATCGTTCGGCTTGCGCTGCGGCAGCCGTTTACCATCGCTGTAATGGCGGTCGCGATTCTCATTTTGGGCCTTTTTACCATCTCAACCACACCGACGGACATTTTTCCAGAGATCGACATTCCAGTGGTAACGATCGTCTGGCAGTATCTTGGGCTTCCGCCTCGAGAGATGCAAAATTACATAACGACTCTCAGCGATTATTCCATCGCGAACTACGTGGAAGGGGTAAAAAGGGTTGAGTCCACGTCCTATTACGGCTTTTCAATCACGCGTGTTTATTTTCAGCCTGGCGTCGATATTTCGCTAGCCATTGCTCAGGTTGAAGCCATCCTTCAACCCAACGTCAAGCGCATGCCTGTGGGAACAACGCCGCCCTTAATCTTCCGCTTCAACGCTTCGGAGGTTCCCATTCTGCAAATCGGGGTCTCCAGTCCGACTCTCTCCGATGCAGACTTGGCTGATTATGCACTCTATCAACTGCGGAGGGATCTCCTTTCGGTGCGAGGAGCCACGATGCCGCCGCCCTGGGGGGGCAATGTTCGATGGATGACCGTGGATGTCAATCCAAACGAGCTTCTGGCCCGAGGGCTCTCTGCGGACCAGGTCCTTCAGGTCGTGAATTCTCAGGTAGTCGACTTGCCATCTGGTGATGTTAAGATCGGGAACCGTGACTACTTAGTGAGTCTCAATAACGTCCCATCGCGACTGGCCGAAATCAACGACTATCCCATAAAGAAAGTAGACCCTCCCAGGGGGACACTGAGAATCTTTCCTTCCGATCGAATGATCTATGTGCGGGATATCGGTCATATCCATGAGGGAGGCGCTCCCCAATGGAATCTGGTAAGATCCAACGGGATTCGTGGGACCTTATTGACGGTGCTCAAAGGAAGAGGGGCTTCCACCATCGAAATTGTTGACGAAATCAAGAAACTCTTGCCAGAGTTACGGAAGGCCAACCCAAGGGTTACCATCAAGGAGCTCTTTGATCAATCTCTCTACGTTCGGGCAGCCATTAAGGGTGTGGTAACCGAAGGGCTTATGGCTGCCACGCTCACGGGTCTTATGATCCTTCTTTTTCTGGGCAGCTGGCGGAGCACGCTCATTGTTCTCACCTCGATTCCCTTGTGCGTGCTTGTGGCGCTTTTCGTTCTCTCTCGATTGGGATACACCCTGAACCTCATGACGTTGGGCGGCCTTGCGCTCGCGGTGGGGATCCTTGTGGATGATGCGACCGTTACGATCGAGAACATGCATAGGCATCTTTCCATGGGGAAACCTATGATCCAGGCGATTGTTGATGCTGCTCAGGAGATTGCGAAGCCTGCATTTGTGGCGACGCTTTCGATTTCTATCGTTTTTACTTCCGTGACTCTTTTGGAAGGGCCGCCTCGATTTCTTTTTATTCCCATGGCTTTAGCCGTGGTGTTCGCTATGCTCTTTTCCTATTTCCTTTCTCGGAGCCTGGTTCCGTGCATGGCGAACCTTCTTTTGCCGTTGGAACACAGCGAGGCAGTCCCACGGCGGGTTTTTGAGCAATGGATCGAAAAAGCGCACGAGGTTTTTGAAGAGAGGTTTTTTGCCCTACGAAATTCCTACGAGCGAGTGCTCCAATGGGTTTTAGAAAACCGAAAGAAATTTTTCCAGTCCGTCTTTGTCTTTTTTGGTATCAGCGCTTGCCTTTTCCCTTTTATAGGCCGGGACTTTTTCCCGGTTGCAGATGCTGGCCTTATGCGGCTCCATGTTTATACGCCGACCGGAACAAGGTTAGAGACTTCTGAAGTCTACTTTGCTCAGGTTGAGGAAGCGATCCGGCAATTGATTCCTCCTGGCGAGTTAGAGACAATCGTGGATAACATCGGGCTCCCGGTGTATTTCTCAACGACGTTGGCTTTTAGTGACTCGATGACCGAAGGCCCCTTTGACGGGGAAATTTTGATTTCTTTGAAAGAAGGACATAAGCCAACGGCCCACTACATGAAGCGGCTGCGTGAGGAATTGCCCAAGCGTTTCCCCTCGTTTTCTTTTTTCTTTCAACCGGCCGATATGGTTAACCAGGTATTAAACTTTGGGGTGGCTTCGCCCATCGATATTCGAATCATAGGACCGGATGAGGACAGGGTATATCAAATCGCAAGGAAGGTAGAAGCGGCCGTGCGGAGAGTTCTGGGGGCAGTGGACGTGCACCTGCATCAGCGGATGGACTACCCGACGATCCGGCTGGACGTGGATCGGGTGCGAGCGATGGAATTTGGATTAACCCAGGCGGATATAACGAAAAACATTTTGACCCAGCTAAGTTCCAGTTATATGGTCGCCCCCACGTACTGGGTGGATCCAAAGACAACCATTAGCTATCCGCTTCTCGTTTTCACGCCACAGAATCGGATTCGGAGCCCTGGGGACCTTTTGCGGCTTACGATTACCCCTCTGAATGGTCGAGGGAGGTCGGCCTTTGGGCCCGAATCGACCCAGACGCTTTTGGGTAATGTGCAGAATCCTCTTCTTTTGGCCAACGTGGTCAAGCTGTACCGGCGGGACAGCCCGGCCGTGGTGACCCATTCCAATATGAAGCCGGCGCTAGATGTTTATGCAAACATCCAGGGAAGGGATTTAGGAGGAGTAGCGAGTGATATCGAAAGGGTTCTTCGCCCCATTCGCAAGGAACTGCCTCCGTTGTACCGGATCGAGGTGGTGGGGCAGGTAACGAGCATGAGGGAGGCGTTTGGAAGGCTGGGACTTGGAGTGGCTTTCGCGGTCATTTTGGTCTACCTCCTCATGGTCGTGAACTTTCAGTCGTGGCTCGATCCTTTGATCATTCTCATGGCATTGCCGATGGGAGCCTGCGGCATTCTATGGGCTCTTTTTCTTTGGCACACGACCTTTAGCGTTCCTTCGCTCATGGGAACGATCATGACGGTGGGTGTGGCTACCGCCAATAGCATTTTGCTTATCACCTTTGCTAACCAGGAGCTAGCGACCGGAAAAGCTGCGTTGCAAGCGGCTTTAGAAGCTGGCAAAGTGCGGCTTCGACCCGTGCTCATGACCGCACTGGCAATGATCATTGGGATGCTGCCCATGTCCTTAGGACTTTCTGAAGGAGGAGAGCAAAATGCCCCCCTAGGCCGGGCGGTAATTGGAGGGTTGCTTTTGGCCACGGTTGGCACACTTTTCTTTGTGCCTGCAGTGTTTACATTCCTCCGCGGTAGGAAGGCCTCGTGACAGATCATCCGGAGCGGGAAAAAAGGATTTTGACTGGGGAGCCAGAGGACAAGCCCATTTCACCGGTGGGTTCAAGGGACGGGGGGGGCCGATCTTCCGAGTTAAGGGATCGATTGGTGCGAGCTCCCTTCCCAAGGCCGCTCTCTCCGGTTACGCGTTGGGTCGGCGCTTGGGTTCGAAGACTCCTTTCCTTTTTTCGCAAACGGCATCCCGCTTGGGGAGTCGGAGCGATTTGTATAGTCCTTCTTTCGATAGGTCTCCTTCGAAAGGCCTGGGAATGGAGAGCACTTCTCTGGACGCGAGAAGAGGGATTGAAAGTATACGTTCAAGTCGTGCACCCTGCCCCAACACCTCCCTACACGGATCTTGAGCTTCCCGGTACTACCCAGGGGTATCACGAGACACCCATTTGGGCGCGCGTGAGCGGCTACATTAAGAAGTGGTATGTGGATATTGGGGCTCACGTTAAAGAGGGAGATCTTCTCTGTGAGATTGAAGCTCCTGAGGTCGACCAGCAAGTAGAAAACAGCCGAGCGAAGGTGGAACTTGCCAAGGTAAGCCTTGACCGTTATCAAGCGCTTCTTCAAGCCCACGCTGTTTCCCAACAGGACGTGGACTATTGGAGGACGAACTACCAAGCCGCTCTAGCGGATCTCAACCGCTGGCTCGGTTGGCAGGCGTTTGAAAAGGTTCGTGCTCCGTTTGGCGGAGTTATTACCGCACGAAACATCGATATTGGAACGCTTGTGGCTGGTCAAAACGAAGGGAGGCAGGGGGCCACCCATCAACTGTATCGTCTTGCAAAGGTCGATGTTCTTCGCATTTATGTTGCTGTTCCTCAGGCCTATGCTTTGTCTGTCCGTTCTGGTTTGGATGCAAAGGTGATCATTCCTGAACGGCCGGATCAGCCCATTGGGGGGAAGGTAATTCGAACGTCAGAGGGTTTGGATCCCGCGTCTCGAACGCTTCTTGTGGAGGTAGATATTAACAACCCAAAGGAGGAAATTTTACCTGGATTGTATGTGAACGTGCGGTTTCACTTGCCAACGGCGGGGCGGTTCACGATCCCGGTAAACACTCTCGTGCAACAGCCAGATGGCCAGTATGTCGTTACGGTGGATGAAAAAAGCCGCACAAAACTCCAACGCGTGGAAACCGGGTACGACGATGGGCATAAGGTCGAGGTTTTGGAGGGGTTGAAAGGAAACGAAAGGCTTGTACTTAACCCGAGCGATGCCACGAAGGTTAGCGGGACGTTAGTAACGATCATTTCGGATCAAACGAAGAACTGATGCTTGAAGAGGAATGAATCAAGAGAATCTGCAAATAGCTTCGAGGAGGTCAGGCTGAATGCGAGTGGTCCCGAGTCCGACAGCATTTTTTGCCGTGGTGACGCCGGAACGGTTTTGGCTATATCCCTACCGTCGTGTATTGTTTGCCGACGTGGAACACGACGGGAAAAAAGGATTTATTCGAACGCTAAGTCATGACATTTGGCTAACTGGAAGTAACCTTCAGAAGCTGCTCCCTCTGTTTCAAGAGCAAACCCTTGCGGAAATCTCAGCTGGGTCTCTGAATGGGATTGTGATTGAGTCGGTGATTGTGCAAGAAAATCCCGGAGGGTTGCAGCAATAATTTGAAAAAAGCCCAAACGCCTTAAACGGACGGATTTTTAGCCGTGGCTCGTGGCTTCTGGGCAAGTTTTTTGCAGGGAAACCCCGACGGACAACTCCGCCGTGGCGCTTGATTTTCCCCGTTTTGGTTGGACCTTTCGCTTGTGGGCCGGTCAAAAGGGCAGTCGCAGCGTCAGAATCCAGTTATGATTGGTGAGTGGATGAGAAGTAAGCGCAATTTGGTAACCAGCTCCAATTCCAAACTGGAGTCGATCAAAAATCGTAAACCGAGCGAGGACAATGCCTGGTGTAAGAAAAAGCTGGTGCTTTCCTTCCAGGCTCCCATCGATCCAGTAAGTCCCATTGAGTTCCAGTTCGGGCCAAAGTACCTTCGCGACATGTCCTTGAAAGACCACGTTATACAGGAAAAGCTTGCTTGCCGGTCCTCCATCGGGGACTGAAACAAGGAGGTTTGCCTGGATGTCAAAAATCTCTCCCCAGCCCTTTCCAAAAAGCACCCCCGGCGTGTAGACCGCATGGCCATGCGCCACGCTATTGGCTCGCTCGTCGGCTGTCGGTGCCGTAAACCCAAGGTCCGCACTTACAACATAGTTCCCTTCCAACTCCGTACTGGAGACAAGACGATACTTTACCTGAAAGGTCGTGTCACCCCAACCATCGGGGGCCTTTGGGCTGCTCGGGGATCGCGTTAGGTAGGGCGGATAGCCCAAGTCCACCTCAAGGGTGTCCCAAGGAACGAGTTGAAGAGTTCGACCTCCGCCAAGGTTCGTAAGATTCGTCCCGTTCGGTAGCGTTTGAAAGAAGGTATCAAACCGAAAGAGTTCCTGTAGCGTAGGAGGGATCGTGACCACAGGAACCATCCACTTAGGCTGTGTTGCTCGGGCTTGATCGACTCGATCGAACCAGTGGAGGAAGTAATCTTCCACAACACCGCACAAGGAGGTATCCTGGGAGGCATTCGCTGGTAGGGAAGCTTTGGATTCCGGCAACTCTTCTCCTTTTCCCCAGGCTGGTAGGCCGAACAACGCCACGAGCGCGATCCAGGCAACTCGGAGGCCTTGTCGTTGGAGTAGCAAGATTTTCATAGCAGGCCTGGGCAAGCAGGGCGTAAGCCCACCTGAAAGGAGGCAAAAGCGCTAGAGGCTTTTTTTTGCCATTGGCTCCATGCTTGACCCGCATGGGAAAGCTTCTTTCTTTCAGGGGCTAAGTGGCTTTACGCAGCCGGGCAAGCGATGCCCGTCGGTTGGATTGTCTGGGAGCGGGTGCTAGAACTTTTAGGCTTGGCAGAGTAGCCTTTTTTTGCTTGTTAACGCAGCATAAAGGCTAGCCGTCGGCGGAGGGCCAAAAAAAATTCTTTTGGACGAGGGCCAAGGGAAAAAGGCACAAAATAGCAAACGCTTGCGGTTTGGGGGCCCGGTTCAAAACTTTCTTGCCCTTGTGCGGGCCGGCGTAGCGGGGGTTCTCC contains these protein-coding regions:
- a CDS encoding substrate-binding domain-containing protein, which translates into the protein MKRLIMAAVVVTGLAVGSEMVCGEIIRVAGSASVGKSLFPKLSEAYQARRPGVRFQVSTGHSGQAFHHLAFGKAQLGLACRRPKVPERQLAGDHGVALQPHLVGYEAVAVIVHASNPVSNISRAALLGIYEGKIRDWKAVGGVGDVIHPYAGCAGSESTKSLKESRNFANMTIQVSSEPNGCGAVFQEQALRGHPWDSDIPKVKDAASMVKAVAQDPKAIGFVPFPTGQLPPGVKIIAVDGVFPSEAAVRSHKYGLARPILFYTNGKPKGEVENFIRFAQSMEGQRLVAGSKFISLR
- a CDS encoding putative porin yields the protein MPTKLLGTKGCSWWLGTILVGIVLTPFARGQDAGPLLDKLVQKGVLTEQEAEEVRGELQQQYAESSAGKWAVNDFVKSLTLSGIARTRYDYRAGEDVLLPGDTEERERWRMIVQLAITGELVNDFFFGFRLDTSFNNRSTNVTYGGDAFKPMLFGPYGNDRFGPFTKSPNYSLNIGQVYLAWRMAEAFSLPIDEFTLITGRQPNPFYSTLLVWDADLNPESLLTVKIKQNIGDFLVFANFAPMVYSAWDPINQFGTNPANGQFVGNKQGNGNDTFLLGEQVGIEWAISRQNGVYFRVAPAVYTYTSHTFNFVPDPGTFENSIFPGNPPGVGPGNPASANGFTNFNPVNNLVVVDIPMELRWKWQGLPWRLFADYAINADGDERAKLAHQVSVLEKNPFPLHKDQDDSWLVGLEVGSAARKGDWLARVWWEHEGAYAVDPNLIDTDIFDGRVNMQGPAAQVVYQFTDAVYLVVTYNYGFRILKDTPTFGRQDLGFDNKNYPNHLDNYQLLMADLTWRF
- a CDS encoding efflux RND transporter permease subunit; the protein is MWIVRLALRQPFTIAVMAVAILILGLFTISTTPTDIFPEIDIPVVTIVWQYLGLPPREMQNYITTLSDYSIANYVEGVKRVESTSYYGFSITRVYFQPGVDISLAIAQVEAILQPNVKRMPVGTTPPLIFRFNASEVPILQIGVSSPTLSDADLADYALYQLRRDLLSVRGATMPPPWGGNVRWMTVDVNPNELLARGLSADQVLQVVNSQVVDLPSGDVKIGNRDYLVSLNNVPSRLAEINDYPIKKVDPPRGTLRIFPSDRMIYVRDIGHIHEGGAPQWNLVRSNGIRGTLLTVLKGRGASTIEIVDEIKKLLPELRKANPRVTIKELFDQSLYVRAAIKGVVTEGLMAATLTGLMILLFLGSWRSTLIVLTSIPLCVLVALFVLSRLGYTLNLMTLGGLALAVGILVDDATVTIENMHRHLSMGKPMIQAIVDAAQEIAKPAFVATLSISIVFTSVTLLEGPPRFLFIPMALAVVFAMLFSYFLSRSLVPCMANLLLPLEHSEAVPRRVFEQWIEKAHEVFEERFFALRNSYERVLQWVLENRKKFFQSVFVFFGISACLFPFIGRDFFPVADAGLMRLHVYTPTGTRLETSEVYFAQVEEAIRQLIPPGELETIVDNIGLPVYFSTTLAFSDSMTEGPFDGEILISLKEGHKPTAHYMKRLREELPKRFPSFSFFFQPADMVNQVLNFGVASPIDIRIIGPDEDRVYQIARKVEAAVRRVLGAVDVHLHQRMDYPTIRLDVDRVRAMEFGLTQADITKNILTQLSSSYMVAPTYWVDPKTTISYPLLVFTPQNRIRSPGDLLRLTITPLNGRGRSAFGPESTQTLLGNVQNPLLLANVVKLYRRDSPAVVTHSNMKPALDVYANIQGRDLGGVASDIERVLRPIRKELPPLYRIEVVGQVTSMREAFGRLGLGVAFAVILVYLLMVVNFQSWLDPLIILMALPMGACGILWALFLWHTTFSVPSLMGTIMTVGVATANSILLITFANQELATGKAALQAALEAGKVRLRPVLMTALAMIIGMLPMSLGLSEGGEQNAPLGRAVIGGLLLATVGTLFFVPAVFTFLRGRKAS